The window TGTCAACTGCCGACTCTTGAGGTATGTCCCAGACGATCGAGCCGGATCGGCTGTCGTCCCTCGAGGACGTCGAACTCATCGTGGACGCGGACGCACACGCACAGGCCTCGTGGGACGACATCCGAGCACACCTGGACGCCGACCACCGGCGCTTCGAGCGGTTCTTCGAGCGGTCGCCGGCTCCCGGGACGGAAATGAACCTCTATCACTCGCCGACGCCGACGTACCTCTACGAGGACATGGCCGAGGGCGACGGCGACCCCGCGGGGCTCTACGACGACGCGAAACTCGAAGAGACCGCCGCCGTCACCGAGCGGATCGGCGTCGACGCGGGGGTGGTGAATCCGACCCTGATTCTCAACCTCAACTTCGTCCGCGAACGCGACTACGCGGTCGCGATCATACAGGGGTACAACGACTGGCTCGTCTCCGAACTCGACGCCTACGACAACCTCGTCGGGAACCTGGTCGTCGCGCCCCACGACCCACACCGGTCGGCCGAGGAGATCGATCGACTCGCCGACGAGGACGACATCGCGGGGATCCAGTTGCTCGGCACCGCGTTGCTCCCGCCGGCCGGCCACGCCTCGTACGATCCGATCTACGACGCCGCGGAGGCAAACGGCCTGCCGATCAGTATGCACACGAGCGGCGCGGGGATGAAGCCGTTCCCGGAGCAGTCCTACTGGGCCGAAACGTACGCCGAGGACCACGTCACACAGCACCCGTTTGCGCATATGACCAACGCCACCTCGCTGTTGCTCCAGGGCGTCCCCGAACGCTTCCCGGATCTGACGTT of the Halobellus ruber genome contains:
- a CDS encoding amidohydrolase family protein, with translation MSQTIEPDRLSSLEDVELIVDADAHAQASWDDIRAHLDADHRRFERFFERSPAPGTEMNLYHSPTPTYLYEDMAEGDGDPAGLYDDAKLEETAAVTERIGVDAGVVNPTLILNLNFVRERDYAVAIIQGYNDWLVSELDAYDNLVGNLVVAPHDPHRSAEEIDRLADEDDIAGIQLLGTALLPPAGHASYDPIYDAAEANGLPISMHTSGAGMKPFPEQSYWAETYAEDHVTQHPFAHMTNATSLLLQGVPERFPDLTFVFQEAGIGYVPYLLRRLDTAYHEFGAEIPALPNPPREYVDDALYWCTQPLGHTAETPRHLAWLVELIGPGNLMFAADAPHPDFDTPEELFDRVRAYFEADAVRGMMGGNAVEVYDIR